A region from the Jaculus jaculus isolate mJacJac1 chromosome 18, mJacJac1.mat.Y.cur, whole genome shotgun sequence genome encodes:
- the Rhobtb1 gene encoding rho-related BTB domain-containing protein 1 isoform X5 codes for MWYQEIKHFCPRTPVVLVGCQLDLRYADLEAVNRARRPLARPIKRGDILPPEKGREVAKELGIPYYETSVFDQFGIKDVFDNAIRAALISRRHLQFWKSHLKKVQKPVLQAPFLPPKAPPPVIKIPECPSTGTSEAARLLDSPLCADVLFVLHNQERIFAHRIYLATSSSKFYDLFFMECEESPSWGEGVCEKEVRSRDWQGQTPSGDPPKEGEDGPPRTPQASLGPPESPGSEVQGSGPEVHTLSGWSKGFVSMHREVQVNPISERAGPVTVVSMDSSVQPGPFRTLLRFLYTGQLYEKEKDLVGLAQIAEVLEMFDLRMMVENIMNKEAFMNQEITKAFHVRKANRIKECLSKGTFSDVTFTLDDGAISAHKPLLICSCEWMAAMFGGSFVESANSEVHLPDINKVSMRAVLDYLYTKQLSPTLDLDPLELIALANRFCLPHLVALAEQHAVQELTKAAMSGAGIDGEVLSYLELAQVVSQCQPVGRLVSTPHLHQLQQCLFQVPQGNQIKIGREPGVLRAAPLAPGLVPEGGGPLPARAAGAGEGGRGPAQAPRQAQVVLLALVARGGLSGDGGLSPASRLGALPFLRLVSSPRSKPTPTTRQPGQKGKHSPLRSLSIFLLGSLTNFSPLFLFFLYKKKSTFHVSDSKLENIFIWSLVFC; via the exons ATGTGGTATCAAGAAATCAAGCACTTCTGCCCTCGCACACCCGTGGTCCTGGTTGGCTGCCAGCTGGACCTCCGTTACGCTGACCTGGAGGCCGTTAACCGGGCCAGACGCCCCTTAGCCAG GCCTATAAAGAGAGGTGACATTCTGCCCCCAGAGAAAGGCCGAGAGGTGGCCAAGGAACTTGGCATCCCGTACTATGAGACCAGCGTGTTCGACCAGTTTGGGATCAAGGACGTGTTTGACAACGCCATCCGCGCTGCGCTCATCTCCCGCCGACACCTGCAGTTCTGGAAATCCCACTTAAAGAAAGTGCAGAAGCCTGTGCTTCAGGCACCCTTCCTACCTCCAAAGGCCCCTCCCCCGGTCATCAAGATCCCCGAGTGTCCTTCCACGGGGACGAGCGAGGCTGCCCGTTTGCTGGACAGTCCCCTGTGCGCCGACGTCCTCTTCGTCCTGCACAACCAGGAGCGCATCTTTGCACACCGGATCTACCTCGCTACCTCTTCGTCCAAGTTCTACGACCTTTTCTTCATGGAGTGTGAAGAATCCCCCAGCTGGGGTGAGGGAGTGTGTGAGAAGGAGGTACGAAGTAGGGATTGGCAGGGGCAGACACCAAGTGGTGACCCACCCAAGGAAGGGGAGGATGGCCCCCCTAGGACcccacaggccagcctgggcccgCCGGAGAGTCCAGGGTCGGAGGTCCAGGGCTCAGGTCCCGAGGTGCACACCCTGTCAGGCTGGAGCAAGGGCTTTGTCAGCATGCACAGGGAGGTACAGGTCAACCCGATCTCCGAGAGGGCAGGCCCAGTGACCGTGGTCAGCATGGACTCCTCAGTCCAGCCAGGCCCTTTCCGGACCCTGCTGCGGTTCCTGTATACGGGGCAGCTGTATGAGAAGGAGAAGGACCTCGTGGGGCTGGCTCAGATCGCAGAGGTCCTGGAGATGTTTGATCTGAGGATGATGGTGGAGAACATCATGAATAAGGAAGCCTTTATGAACCAGGAAATCACCAAAGCCTTCCACGTTCGGAAAGCCAACCGGATCAAAGAGTGTCTCAGCAAGGGGACGTTCTCAG ATGTGACATTCACCTTGGATGATGGAGCCATCAGTGCCCACAAGCCATTACTGATCTGTAGCTGCGAGTGGATGGCTGCCATGTTTGGGGGATCGTTTGTGGAAAGTGCCAACAGTGAG GTGCACCTTCCTGACATAAACAAGGTGTCCATGCGGGCCGTGCTGGACTATCTCTACACCAAGCAGCTGTCACCGACCTTGGACCTGGACCCCCTGGAATTAATTGCCTTGGCCAACAGATTTTGCCTGCCACACTTGGTCGCACTTGCAG AGCAGCACGCCGTTCAGGAACTGACCAAGGCTGCCATGAGCGGTGCAGGCATCGATGGTGAAGTGCTGTCCTATTTGGAGTTGGCCCAGGTTG TTTCACAATGCCAACCAGTTGGCCGCCTGGTGTCTACACCACATCTGCACCAACTACAACAGTGTTTGTTCCAAGTTCCGCAAGGAAATCAAATCAAAATCGGCAG AGAACCAGGAGTACTTCGAGCGGCACCGCTGGCCCCCGGTCTGGTACCTGAAGGAGGAGGACCACTACCAGCGCGTGCGGCGGGAGCGGGAGAAGGAGGACGTGGCCCTGCACAAGCGCCACGCCAGGCGCAGGTGGTGCTTCTGGCACTCGTCGCCCGCGGTGGCCTGAGCGGAGACGGCGGCCTCTCGCCCGCGAGCCGGCTCGGGGCGCTGCCCTTCCTCCGCCTGGTGTCCTCACCGCGATCAAAGCCCACGCCCACCACCCGCCAGCCGGGACAAAAAGGGAAGCACTCCCCCCTCCGATCCTTGTCTATTTTCCTGTTAGGAAGCTTAACAAACTTCAGTccgttatttcttttctttttatacaaaaaaaaatccacctttCATGTTTCAGATTCcaaattggaaaatatttttatatggtcTCTTGTATTTTGTTGA
- the Rhobtb1 gene encoding rho-related BTB domain-containing protein 1 isoform X3 has protein sequence MCPLCGPLTSTASAKRSDVVVLCFSIANPNSLNHVKTMWYQEIKHFCPRTPVVLVGCQLDLRYADLEAVNRARRPLARPIKRGDILPPEKGREVAKELGIPYYETSVFDQFGIKDVFDNAIRAALISRRHLQFWKSHLKKVQKPVLQAPFLPPKAPPPVIKIPECPSTGTSEAARLLDSPLCADVLFVLHNQERIFAHRIYLATSSSKFYDLFFMECEESPSWGEGVCEKEVRSRDWQGQTPSGDPPKEGEDGPPRTPQASLGPPESPGSEVQGSGPEVHTLSGWSKGFVSMHREVQVNPISERAGPVTVVSMDSSVQPGPFRTLLRFLYTGQLYEKEKDLVGLAQIAEVLEMFDLRMMVENIMNKEAFMNQEITKAFHVRKANRIKECLSKGTFSDVTFTLDDGAISAHKPLLICSCEWMAAMFGGSFVESANSEVHLPDINKVSMRAVLDYLYTKQLSPTLDLDPLELIALANRFCLPHLVALAEQHAVQELTKAAMSGAGIDGEVLSYLELAQVVSQCQPVGRLVSTPHLHQLQQCLFQVPQGNQIKIGREPGVLRAAPLAPGLVPEGGGPLPARAAGAGEGGRGPAQAPRQAQVVLLALVARGGLSGDGGLSPASRLGALPFLRLVSSPRSKPTPTTRQPGQKGKHSPLRSLSIFLLGSLTNFSPLFLFFLYKKKSTFHVSDSKLENIFIWSLVFC, from the exons GTCTGACGTGGTGGTCCTCTGTTTCTCAATCGCTAATCCCAACTCCCTGAACCATGTGAAAACCATGTGGTATCAAGAAATCAAGCACTTCTGCCCTCGCACACCCGTGGTCCTGGTTGGCTGCCAGCTGGACCTCCGTTACGCTGACCTGGAGGCCGTTAACCGGGCCAGACGCCCCTTAGCCAG GCCTATAAAGAGAGGTGACATTCTGCCCCCAGAGAAAGGCCGAGAGGTGGCCAAGGAACTTGGCATCCCGTACTATGAGACCAGCGTGTTCGACCAGTTTGGGATCAAGGACGTGTTTGACAACGCCATCCGCGCTGCGCTCATCTCCCGCCGACACCTGCAGTTCTGGAAATCCCACTTAAAGAAAGTGCAGAAGCCTGTGCTTCAGGCACCCTTCCTACCTCCAAAGGCCCCTCCCCCGGTCATCAAGATCCCCGAGTGTCCTTCCACGGGGACGAGCGAGGCTGCCCGTTTGCTGGACAGTCCCCTGTGCGCCGACGTCCTCTTCGTCCTGCACAACCAGGAGCGCATCTTTGCACACCGGATCTACCTCGCTACCTCTTCGTCCAAGTTCTACGACCTTTTCTTCATGGAGTGTGAAGAATCCCCCAGCTGGGGTGAGGGAGTGTGTGAGAAGGAGGTACGAAGTAGGGATTGGCAGGGGCAGACACCAAGTGGTGACCCACCCAAGGAAGGGGAGGATGGCCCCCCTAGGACcccacaggccagcctgggcccgCCGGAGAGTCCAGGGTCGGAGGTCCAGGGCTCAGGTCCCGAGGTGCACACCCTGTCAGGCTGGAGCAAGGGCTTTGTCAGCATGCACAGGGAGGTACAGGTCAACCCGATCTCCGAGAGGGCAGGCCCAGTGACCGTGGTCAGCATGGACTCCTCAGTCCAGCCAGGCCCTTTCCGGACCCTGCTGCGGTTCCTGTATACGGGGCAGCTGTATGAGAAGGAGAAGGACCTCGTGGGGCTGGCTCAGATCGCAGAGGTCCTGGAGATGTTTGATCTGAGGATGATGGTGGAGAACATCATGAATAAGGAAGCCTTTATGAACCAGGAAATCACCAAAGCCTTCCACGTTCGGAAAGCCAACCGGATCAAAGAGTGTCTCAGCAAGGGGACGTTCTCAG ATGTGACATTCACCTTGGATGATGGAGCCATCAGTGCCCACAAGCCATTACTGATCTGTAGCTGCGAGTGGATGGCTGCCATGTTTGGGGGATCGTTTGTGGAAAGTGCCAACAGTGAG GTGCACCTTCCTGACATAAACAAGGTGTCCATGCGGGCCGTGCTGGACTATCTCTACACCAAGCAGCTGTCACCGACCTTGGACCTGGACCCCCTGGAATTAATTGCCTTGGCCAACAGATTTTGCCTGCCACACTTGGTCGCACTTGCAG AGCAGCACGCCGTTCAGGAACTGACCAAGGCTGCCATGAGCGGTGCAGGCATCGATGGTGAAGTGCTGTCCTATTTGGAGTTGGCCCAGGTTG TTTCACAATGCCAACCAGTTGGCCGCCTGGTGTCTACACCACATCTGCACCAACTACAACAGTGTTTGTTCCAAGTTCCGCAAGGAAATCAAATCAAAATCGGCAG AGAACCAGGAGTACTTCGAGCGGCACCGCTGGCCCCCGGTCTGGTACCTGAAGGAGGAGGACCACTACCAGCGCGTGCGGCGGGAGCGGGAGAAGGAGGACGTGGCCCTGCACAAGCGCCACGCCAGGCGCAGGTGGTGCTTCTGGCACTCGTCGCCCGCGGTGGCCTGAGCGGAGACGGCGGCCTCTCGCCCGCGAGCCGGCTCGGGGCGCTGCCCTTCCTCCGCCTGGTGTCCTCACCGCGATCAAAGCCCACGCCCACCACCCGCCAGCCGGGACAAAAAGGGAAGCACTCCCCCCTCCGATCCTTGTCTATTTTCCTGTTAGGAAGCTTAACAAACTTCAGTccgttatttcttttctttttatacaaaaaaaaatccacctttCATGTTTCAGATTCcaaattggaaaatatttttatatggtcTCTTGTATTTTGTTGA
- the Rhobtb1 gene encoding rho-related BTB domain-containing protein 1 isoform X2, translating to MEGCLDSFPHITSVLKKPRCSWSDVVVLCFSIANPNSLNHVKTMWYQEIKHFCPRTPVVLVGCQLDLRYADLEAVNRARRPLARPIKRGDILPPEKGREVAKELGIPYYETSVFDQFGIKDVFDNAIRAALISRRHLQFWKSHLKKVQKPVLQAPFLPPKAPPPVIKIPECPSTGTSEAARLLDSPLCADVLFVLHNQERIFAHRIYLATSSSKFYDLFFMECEESPSWGEGVCEKEVRSRDWQGQTPSGDPPKEGEDGPPRTPQASLGPPESPGSEVQGSGPEVHTLSGWSKGFVSMHREVQVNPISERAGPVTVVSMDSSVQPGPFRTLLRFLYTGQLYEKEKDLVGLAQIAEVLEMFDLRMMVENIMNKEAFMNQEITKAFHVRKANRIKECLSKGTFSDVTFTLDDGAISAHKPLLICSCEWMAAMFGGSFVESANSEVHLPDINKVSMRAVLDYLYTKQLSPTLDLDPLELIALANRFCLPHLVALAEQHAVQELTKAAMSGAGIDGEVLSYLELAQVVSQCQPVGRLVSTPHLHQLQQCLFQVPQGNQIKIGREPGVLRAAPLAPGLVPEGGGPLPARAAGAGEGGRGPAQAPRQAQVVLLALVARGGLSGDGGLSPASRLGALPFLRLVSSPRSKPTPTTRQPGQKGKHSPLRSLSIFLLGSLTNFSPLFLFFLYKKKSTFHVSDSKLENIFIWSLVFC from the exons GGTGTCTTGACAGTTTCCCCCACATAACATCTGTACTTAAGAAGCCTCGCTGCTCGTG GTCTGACGTGGTGGTCCTCTGTTTCTCAATCGCTAATCCCAACTCCCTGAACCATGTGAAAACCATGTGGTATCAAGAAATCAAGCACTTCTGCCCTCGCACACCCGTGGTCCTGGTTGGCTGCCAGCTGGACCTCCGTTACGCTGACCTGGAGGCCGTTAACCGGGCCAGACGCCCCTTAGCCAG GCCTATAAAGAGAGGTGACATTCTGCCCCCAGAGAAAGGCCGAGAGGTGGCCAAGGAACTTGGCATCCCGTACTATGAGACCAGCGTGTTCGACCAGTTTGGGATCAAGGACGTGTTTGACAACGCCATCCGCGCTGCGCTCATCTCCCGCCGACACCTGCAGTTCTGGAAATCCCACTTAAAGAAAGTGCAGAAGCCTGTGCTTCAGGCACCCTTCCTACCTCCAAAGGCCCCTCCCCCGGTCATCAAGATCCCCGAGTGTCCTTCCACGGGGACGAGCGAGGCTGCCCGTTTGCTGGACAGTCCCCTGTGCGCCGACGTCCTCTTCGTCCTGCACAACCAGGAGCGCATCTTTGCACACCGGATCTACCTCGCTACCTCTTCGTCCAAGTTCTACGACCTTTTCTTCATGGAGTGTGAAGAATCCCCCAGCTGGGGTGAGGGAGTGTGTGAGAAGGAGGTACGAAGTAGGGATTGGCAGGGGCAGACACCAAGTGGTGACCCACCCAAGGAAGGGGAGGATGGCCCCCCTAGGACcccacaggccagcctgggcccgCCGGAGAGTCCAGGGTCGGAGGTCCAGGGCTCAGGTCCCGAGGTGCACACCCTGTCAGGCTGGAGCAAGGGCTTTGTCAGCATGCACAGGGAGGTACAGGTCAACCCGATCTCCGAGAGGGCAGGCCCAGTGACCGTGGTCAGCATGGACTCCTCAGTCCAGCCAGGCCCTTTCCGGACCCTGCTGCGGTTCCTGTATACGGGGCAGCTGTATGAGAAGGAGAAGGACCTCGTGGGGCTGGCTCAGATCGCAGAGGTCCTGGAGATGTTTGATCTGAGGATGATGGTGGAGAACATCATGAATAAGGAAGCCTTTATGAACCAGGAAATCACCAAAGCCTTCCACGTTCGGAAAGCCAACCGGATCAAAGAGTGTCTCAGCAAGGGGACGTTCTCAG ATGTGACATTCACCTTGGATGATGGAGCCATCAGTGCCCACAAGCCATTACTGATCTGTAGCTGCGAGTGGATGGCTGCCATGTTTGGGGGATCGTTTGTGGAAAGTGCCAACAGTGAG GTGCACCTTCCTGACATAAACAAGGTGTCCATGCGGGCCGTGCTGGACTATCTCTACACCAAGCAGCTGTCACCGACCTTGGACCTGGACCCCCTGGAATTAATTGCCTTGGCCAACAGATTTTGCCTGCCACACTTGGTCGCACTTGCAG AGCAGCACGCCGTTCAGGAACTGACCAAGGCTGCCATGAGCGGTGCAGGCATCGATGGTGAAGTGCTGTCCTATTTGGAGTTGGCCCAGGTTG TTTCACAATGCCAACCAGTTGGCCGCCTGGTGTCTACACCACATCTGCACCAACTACAACAGTGTTTGTTCCAAGTTCCGCAAGGAAATCAAATCAAAATCGGCAG AGAACCAGGAGTACTTCGAGCGGCACCGCTGGCCCCCGGTCTGGTACCTGAAGGAGGAGGACCACTACCAGCGCGTGCGGCGGGAGCGGGAGAAGGAGGACGTGGCCCTGCACAAGCGCCACGCCAGGCGCAGGTGGTGCTTCTGGCACTCGTCGCCCGCGGTGGCCTGAGCGGAGACGGCGGCCTCTCGCCCGCGAGCCGGCTCGGGGCGCTGCCCTTCCTCCGCCTGGTGTCCTCACCGCGATCAAAGCCCACGCCCACCACCCGCCAGCCGGGACAAAAAGGGAAGCACTCCCCCCTCCGATCCTTGTCTATTTTCCTGTTAGGAAGCTTAACAAACTTCAGTccgttatttcttttctttttatacaaaaaaaaatccacctttCATGTTTCAGATTCcaaattggaaaatatttttatatggtcTCTTGTATTTTGTTGA